CGAGCAGGACGCCCGGGGCGGCGACGAGGGTGGCGACGTGGCTCATGCGCTCCGAGGGTCGGCGAGGTGACGGTCGAGGCGATCCTCATCGCAGGGCCGACCGCGAGCGGCAAGTCGGCGCTGGCGCTCGCCCTGGCGCGCCGCCTCGACGGCGTGGTGATCAACGCCGACTCGATGCAGGTCTATTCCGACCTGCGGGTGATCACCGCGCGTCCCAGCGACGAGGACGAGCGGCAGGCGCCGCACGCGCTCTACGGCGTCGTCGACGGGGCCGAGAATTTTTCGGTGAGCCGGTGGCTCGCGGCCGTGGCCGACGCCCTCGCCGCGGCGAAGGCGGCGGGACAGATGCCGATCCTGGTGGGCGGCACGGGGCTCTACTTCAAGGCGCTGACGCAGGGCCTCTCCGACATCCCTGCGGTGCCGGCGGAAGTGCGCGCCGAGGTGCGTGGCTGGGCGGCGGGGCTGGCGCCGGCCGCGCTCCACGCGGCGCTGGCCGAGCGCGATCCCGCGACCGCCGCGCGACTGCGCCCGACCGATCCGCAACGCCTGCTGCGCGCGCTGGAGGTGCATGCGGCGACGGGCGGCAGCCTCGCGTCGTGGCAAGCTAACCGGCGTCCGCCGCTGCTCGACGCCGCGCGCTGCGTGGCGGTGTTTCTCGCGCCGGAGCGCGAGGCGCTGCGCGCCCAGATCGATGTGCGGTTCGATGCGATGATGGCGCAGGGCGCGCTCGACGAGGTCTTTGCGCTGTCCCGGCGCGGGCTCGATCCCGCGCTGCCGGTCATGCGCGCACACGGCGTGCCGCCGCTGCTGCAGTATCTCGCCGGCACCAGCGACCTCGCCACCGCGGTCGCGACGGGGAAAGCTGACACGCGCCGCTACATCAAGCGACAGGCGACGTTCGCGCGGCACCAGCTGCCGAGCTTCGCGTGGGTGCTGCCGGACGAGGCCGAGGCGAACGTGCTCGCGGCGCTCGACCGGGCGCCGCCTCAGTCGTCGTAGGCGTGGCCGAACGGGCCGTAGTCGGTGCCGTCGGCGGGACCGTACCAGCCGGCGAAGTACGGCGAGCCGTAGCCGTCGGCGCCGTTGAAGACGCCGTAGGCGGCGCGGCGGCCGGCGCCGTAGACGCTGTCGCCTGGGAACCCGTAGTAGCCGCCCGACGTCGCCGCATCGATGTGGACCGCCTCGTGCGTCGCCTCGGCCTGTCGCATGCGGTGGTTCCAGGCTCCGATGCGGTAGGGCAGCGGCGAATGATTGAAGCCGAAGCCGGTGCCCGGGCCGTCGCTCACCAGCCGCTGGCTGCCGGAATGGCGCACGGCTTGGTGGGTGTACGGCGCGTAGCTGACGCCGGCCGCGACGTGACGATGGGACTGCTTCGAGGCCGCCATGGCCGGCGCCGCCATGAGCCCGACGGCGGCAGCGGCCAGCACGACCTGGCGGAGGGGTGTCACGGACATGGCGGGCTCCAAAGCTTTGCTTTTGGTCGGAACGGTCGAGCCGGCATCGCGGTTCCGGACCGCCCGCCGGCAGGCGGGGTGGCGTGCCGCCGCCCGCACCTGTACGCTCGCGGGGCGCAGCACGAGGCTTTGATGAGCGACCCCTTCGACGCCATTCTCGGCGAGTCCGGCGACGACAAGGTCGGGCTCCTCGAGCTTTCGAACGACACGCTGAAGGTCGGCCTCACCAACTACGGCGCGCGCATGCTCTCGATCGAGGCGCCCGACAGGCAGGGCCGACGCGACCACGTGCTGCTCGGCTTCGACCAGGCCGACATGATCCTGCGGGCCGGCTCGTTCGGCGCGACGCTCGGGCGCTACGCCAACCGCATCGCCAAGGGGCGCTTCACGCTCGACGGCGAGACGTACGAGCTGTCCGTCAACGACGGCGAGAACACGCTGCACGGCGGCAAGAAGGCGTTCGCCAAGCGCTTCTGGACCGTCGCCGACCGCACGCCCAACCAGGCGACCTTCACCCTCGAGAGCGCCGACGGGGACCAGGGCTTTCCGGGCGCAGTGTCGGCGGTCGCCACTTACACGCTGGAAGCCGATGCGCTGCGTCTCGAGCTGACGGCGCGGACGACCAAGCCGACCCCGATCAACATGTCGGCGCACCCCTACTTCAATCTTGCCGGCGCCGCGGCGCTCGACGTCGCCGACCACGAGCTCGAGGTCTTCGCCGGCCACTTCCTTCCGACCGACAAGCAGCAGATCCCGCTCGGCGAGATCAGGCCGGTCGAGGGCACCGTGTTCGACTTCCGCACGCCGGTGGCGATCGGCTCGCGGGTGCGCAAGCCCGATCCCCAGCTCCTCGTCGCACGCGGCTTCGACCACTGCTTCGTGCTCGACGGCGCCGCCGGCACCATGCGGAAGGCCGCGCGGCTCACGCATCGCGCTACCGGCCGCGTGCTGGAGCTCGAGACGGATGCGGCTGGGCTGCAGGTCTACACCGGCAACAGCCTCGACGGCTCGCTGGTCGGCCACGGCGGCACTTATCGCCAGACCGCCGGCCTGGCGCTGGAGGCGCAGGCATTCCCCGACGCGCCGAACCAGCCGAGCTTCCCCTCGACGATCCTGCGCCCCGGCGAGACGTTCTCGCTCCTCATCCTCTACAGGTTTTCCGTTTCATGACAGCGCCTGGCGACCCGCCCCCGCCGGCACCGCGCGACCCGCTGCGCTGGTGCTTCGAGAGCCGCAAAACCGGCCGCATCACCATCGCGCAATGGCCGAACCTGCCGCTGTGGATCTTCATCGTCGCCTTCGCGGCGCAGCTGATCCTGAAGCCGACGGGCACGCTCGGCACGGCGCTGGCTGTGATCGGCGCATTGGGCCTCGTGTGGTGGGCGCTGGACGAGGTGATCCGCGGCTGCAACCCGTGGCGCCGGGTGCTCGGCGCGGCGGTGCTGCTGTTCCTTGCCTACCGGTTCCTGCCGCTCCTCGTTCACTGACCGCCGAACATCCGCAGCAGCGGCGGCACGACGAGCGGCATCACGATCGCCGTCACGGCGCCGTTGAGCCCGAGCGCGATGCCGGCGAAGGCGCCGGCCAGCGCGTCGACCTGGAAGGCCCGCGCCGTGCCGATGCCGTGCGCGGCGAGCCCCGCCGCAAAGCCCCGCGCCGCAAAGTCGCGGATGCGCATGGTGTTCATCAGCGGCGTCACCATCACGGCGCCGATGATGCCGGTGAGGATGACGAACACCGCGGCGAGCGCGGGAATGCCGCCGTTGGCCTTGGCGAGGCTCATGGCGATCGGCGTCGTCACCGACTTCGGCGCCAGCGAGGCCAGAAGCGATACCGGCAGGCCGGCGAGGCCGCCGACCACGACGGCGGTGACGATCGCCGTCAGCGAGCCGGCGATGAGCGCGCAGCCCATCGGCACGAGCGTCGCGCCGATGCGCCCGAGGTTGCGGTAGAGCGGGACGGCGAGCGCCACTGTCGCGGGGCCGAGCAGGAAATGCACGAACTGCGCGCCGTCGAAGAAGGTCTGGTAGCTCGTATGCGTTGCGGCCAGCAGCACGCCGATGAGGGTCGTGGCGATGGCGACCACGTTGGCGAGCGGGTGCCTGCGGCAGCGCGCCGAGATCCAGTCGGCGACGAGGTAGGCAACGAGCACGGTCGTTAGCCAGAGCAGCGGGTTCTCGGCGAGGTAGACCCAGAGCTCGCCGGCGCGGGCGGGGAGCGTCACGGGTGGTGCTCCGGATCGAGCGCCGCCTCGACGTCGCCTGCAAGGCCCTTGCGGCGGAAGGCGTGCAGGCGCGCGACCAGCCGGAAGGTGAGGACCGTGACGATCATCGCGGCGAGCGTCGACACGACGATCGCCAGCGCGAGCGGCGCGGCGTAGGCGCGGAGCAGCCCGAGATACTGCACGACGCCGACGGCGGCCGGGATGAACAGCAGCGAGAGGTTGCGCAGCAGCGCGTCGGCGACCTCGCCGATCGCCGGCGGGACGGCATCGGCCGCGTCCCTGGTGCGGCCGCGCCACGCGAGCGCGAGGAACAGGATGCCCATGCCGGCGACGGGTCCCGGCACCGGCAGGCCCAGCGCGCGCACGAGCACCTCGCCGGCGAGCTGGCAGCCGAGAAGAGCGGCAATTGCGGCGATCATGGGTGTGCGCTCGCGTGGCGAAGCGGGGATCGGGTCGGCGACGTCAAGAAAGGCGGGCTCCGGTGGCGTGACGAGCCTAAGCAACTCCCGCGGCCGGCGGTGTGCAACCTTCGCAACGCCGGGTCGCGGAAGCGGCGCGGCTTACGCCGGACAAGAGAAAAGGCCGCCCGCGGAAGCGGACGGCCTTTTTGCAGGATGCGTGGAGCGCGGGACGCGCTCCAAGCCGCGTCCTAGTGGACGTGGGCTTCGAGCGCCCCGATGCCCGTCTCGGCGCGCACGAACTGCGCGTCGTAGGCCTCGCGCTCGCGCTTGGCGCGGGCGCTGCGGTCGAGCGTCGAGAACAGCCAGATGCCGATGAAGGCGATCGGCAACGAGAAGATCGTCGGCGACGACAGCGGGAAGATCGCCTCCTTGTGGTGCAGCGAGGTGACCCAGAACGCCTTCGACAGCACGACCATCACCACCGAGGAGATCAAGCCCAGCGAGCCGCCGATCACCGCGCCGGTCGTCGTCGTGCCCTTCCACAGCAGGGACATGATGAGGACCGGGAAGTTGCACGATGCCGCCACCGCGAAGGCGAGACCCACCATGAAGGCGACGTTCTGGTCCTCGAAGACGATGCCGAGGTAGATCGCGATGAGGCCGATGACCACCGCCGCGCCCTTCGACACGTTGACCTCGTGCTTCTCCGAGTTCCCCTTGGCGATGACGTTGGCGTAGATGTCGTGGCTGATGGCGGAGGCCGCCGCCAGCGTCAGGCCGGCGACCACCGCGAGGATCGTCGCGAAGGCGACCGCCGCGATGAAGCCGAAGAGGTAGGACCCGCCGAGCACGTCGGCGAGACGCACCGCCGCCATGTTCTTCACGGTGTTCGGCGGATCGAAGACGATGGCGCCGAAGCCGATGACGAAGGTGAGGATGTAGAAGTAGCCGATGAGGCCGCTGGTCACGAGCACGGACTTACGCGCGGTCGCTGCATCCTTCACGGTGAAGAAGCGCATCAGGATGTGCGGCAGGCCGGCGGTGCCGAACATCAGCGCCATGCCGAGCGAGATGCCCGACCACGGATCCGGCACGAAGCCGCCGGGCGACATCGGATCCTGCACGGGGTGCGGGGTCTTCATGCCCTTGGCCTTCCACGCGTCCATCGCGGCGGCGTAGCCGTCATGCTTCAGCTTGTCGGCGGCGGCAAACATCTGGTCCGGCGAGAAGTTGAACTTCGCCAGCACCAGGA
This Beijerinckiaceae bacterium RH AL1 DNA region includes the following protein-coding sequences:
- a CDS encoding hypothetical protein (ID:RHAL1_02767;~conserved hypothetical protein; putative inner membrane protein;~source:Prodigal:2.6); this encodes MTLPARAGELWVYLAENPLLWLTTVLVAYLVADWISARCRRHPLANVVAIATTLIGVLLAATHTSYQTFFDGAQFVHFLLGPATVALAVPLYRNLGRIGATLVPMGCALIAGSLTAIVTAVVVGGLAGLPVSLLASLAPKSVTTPIAMSLAKANGGIPALAAVFVILTGIIGAVMVTPLMNTMRIRDFAARGFAAGLAAHGIGTARAFQVDALAGAFAGIALGLNGAVTAIVMPLVVPPLLRMFGGQ
- a CDS encoding Galactose-1-epimerase (ID:RHAL1_02765;~source:Prodigal:2.6), which codes for MSDPFDAILGESGDDKVGLLELSNDTLKVGLTNYGARMLSIEAPDRQGRRDHVLLGFDQADMILRAGSFGATLGRYANRIAKGRFTLDGETYELSVNDGENTLHGGKKAFAKRFWTVADRTPNQATFTLESADGDQGFPGAVSAVATYTLEADALRLELTARTTKPTPINMSAHPYFNLAGAAALDVADHELEVFAGHFLPTDKQQIPLGEIRPVEGTVFDFRTPVAIGSRVRKPDPQLLVARGFDHCFVLDGAAGTMRKAARLTHRATGRVLELETDAAGLQVYTGNSLDGSLVGHGGTYRQTAGLALEAQAFPDAPNQPSFPSTILRPGETFSLLILYRFSVS
- the actP_1 gene encoding acetate transporter (ID:RHAL1_02769;~source:Prodigal:2.6) produces the protein MSFTRLARAAALAPVFLTGSVLAALAQNTPAANPAAAPAANVAVPTAPAPHVEGMSYSAIAMFFLFVALTLYITYRAARATRTANDFYAAGGGITATQNGMAIAGDYMSAASFLGISDLVYQSGFDGLLYSVGFMVGWPILLFLIAERLRNLGKYTFADVASFRLQQTPIRVLSAFGTLFVVALYLIAQMVGAGELIVVLSAKHLPYFTAEIIVGVLMITYVAFGGMKATTWVQIIKAGLLLFGATIIAILVLAKFNFSPDQMFAAADKLKHDGYAAAMDAWKAKGMKTPHPVQDPMSPGGFVPDPWSGISLGMALMFGTAGLPHILMRFFTVKDAATARKSVLVTSGLIGYFYILTFVIGFGAIVFDPPNTVKNMAAVRLADVLGGSYLFGFIAAVAFATILAVVAGLTLAAASAISHDIYANVIAKGNSEKHEVNVSKGAAVVIGLIAIYLGIVFEDQNVAFMVGLAFAVAASCNFPVLIMSLLWKGTTTTGAVIGGSLGLISSVVMVVLSKAFWVTSLHHKEAIFPLSSPTIFSLPIAFIGIWLFSTLDRSARAKREREAYDAQFVRAETGIGALEAHVH
- a CDS encoding hypothetical protein (ID:RHAL1_02766;~conserved membrane protein of unknown function;~source:Prodigal:2.6), which translates into the protein MTAPGDPPPPAPRDPLRWCFESRKTGRITIAQWPNLPLWIFIVAFAAQLILKPTGTLGTALAVIGALGLVWWALDEVIRGCNPWRRVLGAAVLLFLAYRFLPLLVH
- a CDS encoding Sulfur globule protein TR2 (modular protein) (ID:RHAL1_02764;~source:Prodigal:2.6), giving the protein MSVTPLRQVVLAAAAVGLMAAPAMAASKQSHRHVAAGVSYAPYTHQAVRHSGSQRLVSDGPGTGFGFNHSPLPYRIGAWNHRMRQAEATHEAVHIDAATSGGYYGFPGDSVYGAGRRAAYGVFNGADGYGSPYFAGWYGPADGTDYGPFGHAYDD
- the miaA gene encoding tRNA dimethylallyltransferase (ID:RHAL1_02763;~source:Prodigal:2.6), with the protein product MTVEAILIAGPTASGKSALALALARRLDGVVINADSMQVYSDLRVITARPSDEDERQAPHALYGVVDGAENFSVSRWLAAVADALAAAKAAGQMPILVGGTGLYFKALTQGLSDIPAVPAEVRAEVRGWAAGLAPAALHAALAERDPATAARLRPTDPQRLLRALEVHAATGGSLASWQANRRPPLLDAARCVAVFLAPEREALRAQIDVRFDAMMAQGALDEVFALSRRGLDPALPVMRAHGVPPLLQYLAGTSDLATAVATGKADTRRYIKRQATFARHQLPSFAWVLPDEAEANVLAALDRAPPQSS
- a CDS encoding Murein hydrolase transporter LrgA (ID:RHAL1_02768;~source:Prodigal:2.6) — protein: MIAAIAALLGCQLAGEVLVRALGLPVPGPVAGMGILFLALAWRGRTRDAADAVPPAIGEVADALLRNLSLLFIPAAVGVVQYLGLLRAYAAPLALAIVVSTLAAMIVTVLTFRLVARLHAFRRKGLAGDVEAALDPEHHP